A section of the Fusarium falciforme chromosome 8, complete sequence genome encodes:
- a CDS encoding Zn(2)-C6 fungal-type domain-containing protein, which produces MQTKTSTTKSGCKRTSARPKNGPNPRSRSGCATCKAKHTKCDETRPECLRCIRKGVKCGGYWKEFKWSFKHQPGEMDINIQTGPSPTPSRRGSSVRTDKTSTTAVPMTILDPAPGPSKQDDLATEDGSSILGDASWTSSSCTDSETDLFAQTNPMVDTSDMTAMTPTVEMTSQALVPPAGQYLEGTPLTVNLIADTSSLLISNWFEQVCTAWSGFDSETNLNRKLALELCTTSQSVFSSLQSMSAGFLSTRLPNMRQSAMYFLQAATGSVLSEAKEVSCRTALDTIPSGLLFSLFCLGTTVCWVDARQLGIPFFREAKMILKRLNRRLSTYSEKDLELLSFFNRSFAYCEMLLAAVEDETDAVVESDNSIIGPRTDPNMQLAERYIDNSPHPWTGISPLAAQLFAQSIRLCRSFRRHLKLPKETERDFQRALEEIQEAQRLEERLLGLEFSAALSVTETGDYRTPALHFSQIAEAYQLAALLQLYQTFPDLVALRLPLDSAHANSRHIPWEEWIIPLSLRLVNVLEQIPPNSGTRVIQPLLYITASTGLRYDTMTLLDVPGFSFETAASPVTGFQPGPFGALPGDPMEALGTSPASAPPGNLISRMSLDISNARHFITGRLNMLENTLPPKPVVMARELIKAIWDAYDNEAPGSATVHWVDVMEDKNLRSMFG; this is translated from the exons ATGCAGACAAAGACGTCTACGACGAAGAGCGGCTGCAAGCGCACCTCGGCCAGGCCAAAGAATGGGCCTAATCCTCGGTCGCGGTCGGGCTGTGCCACCTGCAAGGCCAAACAT ACAAAATgcgacgagacgagaccagAGTGTTTAAGATGTATTCGCAAAGGTGTCAAGTGTGGAGGGTATTGGAAGGAGTTCAAGTGGTCGTTTAAACACCAGCCCGGCGAGATGGACATCAACATCCAGACTGGCCCCTCACCCACACCCTCGCGAAGAGGCTCTTCTGTTCGAACCGACAAGACGTCTACGACAGCAGTACCCATGACAATACTAGATCCTGCTCCTGGGCCTTCGAAACAAGACGACTTGGCGACAGAGGATGGCTCATCCATCTTGGGCGACGCTAGCTGGACAAGCAGTTCCTGCACCGACTCGGAAACGGACCTCTTTGCCCAGACAAATCCCATGGTCGACACCAGCGACATGACGGCCATGACTCCAACCGTCGAAATGACCTCTCAGGCCCTCGTCCCTCCCGCCGGCCAGTACCTCGAGGGCACACCGCTAACCGTCAACCTCATCGCCGACACGTCGTCGCTCCTCATCAGCAACTGGTTTGAGCAGGTGTGCACGGCATGGTCGGGCTTCGACTCGGAGACCAACCTGAACCGCAAGCTGGCCCTGGAGCTGTGCACGACCTCTCAGTCGGTGTTTAGCTCGCTGCAGAGCATGTCTGCTGGCTTCTTGTCGACCCGGTTGCCCAACATGAGGCAGTCTGCCATGTATTTCCTGCAGGCGGCGACAGGGTCGGTGCTTTCTGAGGCGAAGGAGGTTAGTTGCCGGACAGCACTCGACACGATTCCTTCTGGATTATTATTTTCGTTATTCTGCTTGGGTACTACCGTCTGCTGGGTGGATGCAAGGCAACTTGGTATACCCTTCTTCCGAGAAGCAAAAATGATTCTAAAACGCCTCAACCGTCGTCTTTCAACATATTCCGAAAAAGACCTGGAGTTgctctccttcttcaacagGAGTTTTGCATACTGCGAGATGCTCCTCGCcgctgtcgaggatgagacaGATGCTGTCGTCGAATCAGACAACTCCATCATCGGACCCCGGACTGACCCAAACATGCAATTAGCTGAGCGATATATCGACAATTCACCTCATCCGTGGACGGGCATCTCGCCACTTGCTGCTCAGCTTTTTGCTCAGTCGATACGGTTATGCCGGAGCTTCCGTCGGCATCTCAAGCTGCCCAAGGAGACGGAACGGGACTTTCAACGAGCACTGGAGGAGATTCAGGAAGCCCAACGACTGGAGGAGCGTTTACTAGGATTGGAGTTTTCGGCTGCTTTGTCAGTCACCGAGACCGGAGACTATCGCACACCTGCGCTTCACTTTTCACAGATCGCAGAGGCTTACCAGCTGGCCGCATTGCTTCAACTGTACCAGACCTTCCCTGACCTTGTCGCCCTACGGTTACCGCTGGACTCTGCGCATGCAAACAGCAGACACATCCCGTGGGAGGAGTGGATCATCCCCCTCAGCCTGCGACTCGTCAACGTCCTCGAACAGATCCCGCCCAACTCTGGAACACGTGTCATCCAGCCTCTGCTGTACATCACAGCCAGCACCGGTCTCCGCTACGACACCATGACCCTCCTCGACGTTCCAGGCTTCTCATTCGAGACAGCTGCCAGCCCCGTCACCGGCTTCCAGCCAGGTCCCTTTGGTGCCTTACCCGGCGACCCCATGGAGGCGCTGGGCACGTCGCCGGCGTCGGCACCTCCGGGGAACCTCATCTCCCGCATGTCGCTCGATATCAGTAACGCCCGGCATTTCATCACCGGGAGACTCAACATGCTGGAGAACACTTTACCGCCGAAGCCGGTGGTGATGGCTAGGGAGCTGATCAAGGCCATCTGGGATGCGTACGACAATGAGGCGCCGGGGTCGGCGACGGTACACTGGGTGGATGTTATGGAGGATAAGAATTTACGGTCAATGTTTGGTTAA